The following are encoded together in the Fundidesulfovibrio putealis DSM 16056 genome:
- a CDS encoding EF-hand domain-containing protein, producing MMKILVIALLLTLVGVASHAQLNGHFGDMDANKDKKVTADEFAAFFPNSKPDDFKKADANGDGGITHDEWHDYKEKNKLGHLDGKDHDDKDVKPGQPKS from the coding sequence ATGATGAAGATTCTTGTGATCGCTCTGCTGCTGACTCTGGTGGGTGTTGCGTCGCACGCGCAGTTGAACGGACATTTCGGGGACATGGACGCCAACAAGGACAAGAAGGTGACGGCGGACGAGTTCGCCGCGTTCTTCCCCAACTCCAAGCCGGATGACTTCAAGAAGGCCGACGCCAACGGCGACGGCGGCATCACCCATGACGAGTGGCACGACTACAAGGAGAAGAACAAACTCGGACATTTGGACGGCAAGGACCACGACGACAAGGATGTAAAGCCGGGACAGCCGAAGTCATAG
- a CDS encoding dihydrolipoyl dehydrogenase family protein has product MSTRYDAVVIGSGAAGGTVARALKAEGRTVAMIEGGDFGGTCALRGCEPKKVLAETAHAVARIRDMQAQNGVQGAVSIHWPTLAALKQRYVDSVPPRAEASYEMSGIDLYYGRARFTGRDSVQVDGETLEASHIIIATGSRPRALNFPGADLVSTSDDFLNLKELPARIAFIGGGFISMEFSHIAAIAGAKATVAVRGERCLKRFEIDLVRQLCTATSQLGVDVLYNAPPHSIERTAGGLLLRLGPGGEQSVLADLVVHGAGRVPDLDGLDPAAAEISTQGGQLVLDEYLKTTNQRVYAAGDAAGRYQLTPTAVMEGRIVAANILRGDHRKPDYSIIPSATFTHPTLAGVGLTEEDAKAKGIAYEVKTAIGLTWSELTRLGESHGGYKAVLEPASGRLLGLHYLGEDAEEVVNVAALCMRQGLTVAQIMDMVWAYPSFGYTLRYMLG; this is encoded by the coding sequence ATGTCCACTCGTTACGACGCCGTCGTCATCGGTTCCGGCGCTGCCGGGGGAACGGTCGCGCGGGCCCTCAAGGCCGAGGGCCGCACCGTGGCCATGATCGAGGGCGGCGACTTCGGCGGCACCTGCGCCCTGCGCGGCTGCGAGCCCAAGAAGGTGCTGGCCGAGACCGCCCACGCCGTGGCCCGCATTCGCGACATGCAGGCCCAGAACGGCGTGCAGGGGGCCGTGTCCATCCACTGGCCCACCCTGGCCGCCCTCAAGCAGCGCTATGTGGACAGCGTGCCGCCCCGCGCCGAGGCCTCCTATGAGATGTCCGGCATCGACCTCTACTACGGACGCGCGCGTTTCACCGGGCGCGACTCCGTACAGGTGGACGGCGAGACGCTGGAAGCCTCGCACATCATCATCGCCACGGGTTCGCGCCCGCGCGCCCTTAACTTTCCCGGCGCGGACCTCGTGTCCACCAGCGACGACTTCCTGAACCTGAAGGAGCTGCCCGCGCGCATCGCCTTCATCGGCGGCGGCTTCATCTCCATGGAGTTCTCCCACATCGCGGCCATCGCCGGGGCCAAGGCCACCGTGGCCGTGCGCGGGGAGCGCTGCCTCAAGCGCTTCGAGATCGATCTGGTCCGCCAGCTGTGCACGGCCACCTCGCAACTGGGGGTGGACGTGCTGTACAATGCGCCGCCCCACTCCATCGAGCGCACCGCAGGCGGCCTGCTCTTGCGCCTGGGCCCAGGCGGCGAACAGTCCGTACTGGCGGACCTCGTGGTCCACGGGGCGGGCCGCGTGCCCGACCTGGACGGCCTGGACCCCGCCGCAGCCGAGATCTCCACCCAGGGCGGCCAGCTGGTGCTGGACGAATACCTGAAGACCACCAACCAGCGCGTCTACGCAGCAGGCGACGCGGCAGGGCGCTACCAGCTGACGCCCACTGCGGTTATGGAGGGGCGCATCGTGGCCGCCAATATCCTGCGCGGCGACCACCGAAAGCCCGATTATTCCATCATACCCAGCGCGACGTTCACTCACCCCACACTGGCAGGAGTGGGCCTGACCGAGGAAGATGCCAAAGCCAAGGGGATCGCCTACGAGGTGAAGACCGCCATCGGGCTCACCTGGTCGGAGCTGACCCGCCTGGGCGAAAGCCACGGCGGCTACAAGGCCGTCCTGGAGCCCGCCAGCGGGAGGCTCCTGGGCCTGCACTACCTGGGCGAGGACGCCGAGGAGGTGGTCAACGTGGCGGCCCTGTGCATGCGCCAGGGCTTGACCGTTGCCCAAATCATGGACATGGTTTGGGCATACCCGTCCTTCGGGTACACCCTGCGCTACATGCTGGGGTAG